Proteins from a single region of Belliella baltica DSM 15883:
- a CDS encoding M56 family metallopeptidase, producing MEWINEIIPENYLYAIGWMLVHSLWQIAGLGVVLWFSLGFLQNKSAAFKYRMGVISLFVLVLSSISTSIFYFEPASESTATQEIFIPENAAIYLPTDFEAPQTSQTTFEVLSEQIERRIPALVNLWLIGAILFMVKFGGSLAELRSLSSKPKKEIDGKWKTALIDFSQKLKVKQTVKLFQSKFVYSPVTYGVFKPVILIPAGLIFQLSPNQLEAIIAHELAHIKRYDYLVNLMQSAMEVIFFFHPVFWYINSIIKTEREHACDDAAIQVGVHARDLAKALVIIVNHAKQSQQQLALAAAKSKTPTLDRIKRIMGFHTSHKQTSTLTSFTMMITLILSASLILGAHADKSADSKSDLMLTQIQSEINLESDFWLNFEQDENSGKILEKEIAEGLKQNLGTSLKELNQSLSFMSKAFSGFSDKSENPKSYDFKVSFSEDGKPFSFEDISEEMESKLLSSFDNYKFIGDTLHVWSDFQNLNSKGEKLKSSQSSPIIIKEFKGDSTILLKLLNSPNIKADSLLSFKMNNNSIFKLNNSNLKIESIDEKFKNNEGITHTLRVAPLEFQGDDFSAMPLLTLSDKMIIPHISIDSIKKLNPSFAKIRIGQDLNELTLAELELARVKTAGAKQIQTFNLAKIQSTPKVGFYTNPTIFYPSIGDTTDFYAKALGEAAEKLSKAKTKEEKEEAMKEISVLTEKIAALSESRKRMANVNQNDSIISLVKKQAEMAKLKAESLKPLMEEYAKEMAEWQKQYEPLMKEYQEKMKAYEKQLQPLMEEYQAKMKQFEEEARPLMQEYQQKMEEWQKANQPKIDEFHQKMKEWQKEHSLKMQELQKELEEKIKKENN from the coding sequence ATGGAATGGATCAATGAAATCATACCGGAAAACTACCTCTATGCAATAGGTTGGATGCTCGTACATTCACTTTGGCAGATTGCGGGACTTGGTGTAGTTTTATGGTTTTCGCTTGGATTTTTACAAAATAAATCTGCAGCCTTCAAATACCGAATGGGAGTTATTTCCTTGTTTGTTCTTGTTCTGAGTAGCATAAGTACTTCGATTTTCTATTTTGAACCTGCAAGTGAATCGACCGCTACACAGGAGATTTTTATTCCAGAAAATGCTGCGATTTATTTGCCCACAGATTTTGAAGCTCCTCAGACTTCTCAAACAACCTTTGAAGTCCTCTCTGAACAAATAGAAAGGAGAATCCCAGCACTTGTTAATCTTTGGCTAATCGGAGCAATCCTCTTTATGGTCAAGTTTGGTGGTTCATTGGCGGAGCTAAGGAGTTTAAGTTCAAAACCCAAAAAGGAGATTGATGGAAAATGGAAGACTGCTTTAATAGACTTTTCCCAAAAACTTAAGGTAAAACAAACTGTCAAACTATTTCAAAGCAAGTTTGTCTACTCACCAGTGACTTACGGAGTTTTTAAACCTGTCATATTGATTCCCGCAGGATTGATTTTTCAACTCAGCCCAAATCAATTGGAGGCCATCATTGCACACGAATTGGCACATATCAAAAGATATGATTATCTGGTCAATCTGATGCAATCAGCTATGGAAGTGATCTTTTTCTTCCATCCCGTTTTTTGGTATATCAATTCCATTATCAAAACTGAACGCGAACATGCTTGCGATGATGCAGCTATCCAAGTAGGTGTCCATGCCCGCGATTTGGCTAAGGCACTTGTTATAATTGTCAACCATGCCAAGCAATCACAACAACAACTCGCTTTGGCGGCTGCGAAATCAAAGACTCCTACTTTAGATAGAATTAAAAGAATTATGGGTTTTCACACCTCCCACAAACAAACTTCCACTTTAACCAGCTTTACCATGATGATTACATTAATTCTCAGCGCCTCACTGATTCTTGGCGCCCATGCAGATAAATCCGCTGACTCAAAATCAGATCTAATGCTCACTCAGATTCAATCTGAAATAAACTTGGAAAGTGATTTTTGGCTGAATTTTGAGCAAGATGAAAATTCAGGAAAAATTCTAGAAAAGGAGATTGCTGAGGGCCTAAAACAAAATCTAGGAACATCACTCAAAGAACTTAACCAGTCTTTATCCTTTATGTCAAAAGCCTTCTCTGGTTTTTCTGACAAGTCTGAAAATCCAAAATCCTATGATTTCAAAGTGAGTTTTTCTGAAGATGGAAAACCTTTCTCTTTTGAAGATATTTCTGAAGAGATGGAATCTAAACTTTTATCAAGTTTTGATAATTATAAATTCATTGGAGATACGCTTCATGTTTGGTCTGACTTTCAAAATCTAAATAGCAAAGGTGAAAAACTAAAGTCATCACAAAGCTCTCCAATCATTATCAAGGAGTTTAAAGGAGATTCTACTATACTTTTGAAATTACTTAATAGCCCCAATATTAAGGCTGACTCTTTACTTTCATTTAAAATGAATAATAATTCAATTTTTAAACTGAACAACTCCAATTTGAAAATTGAATCAATTGATGAAAAATTCAAAAATAACGAAGGTATAACTCATACTTTAAGAGTTGCTCCATTGGAATTTCAAGGGGATGATTTCAGTGCGATGCCTCTACTAACACTTTCTGATAAAATGATTATTCCTCATATTAGCATAGATTCTATTAAAAAACTAAATCCTAGTTTTGCAAAAATTAGAATTGGTCAAGATTTGAATGAACTCACATTGGCTGAATTAGAACTTGCTCGGGTTAAGACTGCTGGGGCCAAACAAATTCAGACTTTTAATTTAGCTAAAATCCAAAGCACTCCAAAAGTTGGATTTTATACCAACCCTACCATCTTTTACCCAAGTATAGGAGATACCACAGATTTCTATGCTAAAGCACTCGGAGAAGCTGCAGAAAAACTGAGTAAGGCAAAGACAAAAGAAGAAAAGGAGGAGGCAATGAAAGAGATTTCTGTCCTAACTGAAAAAATTGCGGCATTATCAGAATCAAGAAAGCGGATGGCAAATGTTAACCAAAATGATTCGATTATTTCTCTAGTTAAAAAACAAGCCGAAATGGCAAAGTTAAAAGCGGAATCTTTGAAGCCATTGATGGAAGAATATGCTAAAGAAATGGCAGAATGGCAAAAGCAATACGAGCCATTAATGAAAGAATATCAAGAAAAAATGAAGGCTTATGAAAAGCAACTTCAACCATTAATGGAAGAATATCAGGCTAAAATGAAGCAGTTCGAAGAAGAAGCCAGACCCTTGATGCAAGAATATCAGCAAAAAATGGAAGAATGGCAGAAAGCCAATCAGCCAAAAATAGATGAGTTTCATCAAAAAATGAAAGAGTGGCAAAAAGAGCATTCACTCAAAATGCAAGAACTCCAAAAAGAGCTTGAAGAGAAAATAAAGAAAGAAAACAACTGA
- a CDS encoding BlaI/MecI/CopY family transcriptional regulator: MKAKPTESELEILQVVWQKEKVTVREVHEHLASIKDTGYTTTLKQMQNMHGKGLLHRDEQNRTHTYTAAIEEQATQKNLVQNFMASAFGGSAKNLVMQALGQGNPSKEELDEIRAFLDQIENEK, from the coding sequence ATGAAAGCGAAACCCACTGAATCTGAACTGGAAATTCTTCAAGTCGTCTGGCAAAAAGAAAAAGTTACCGTAAGGGAAGTTCATGAACATCTTGCATCTATCAAAGATACCGGCTACACGACTACCTTAAAACAAATGCAGAATATGCATGGAAAGGGCTTGCTCCATCGAGACGAACAAAATAGAACGCACACTTATACTGCTGCAATCGAAGAGCAGGCAACACAAAAAAACTTGGTGCAAAATTTTATGGCAAGTGCCTTCGGTGGCTCAGCAAAAAATCTAGTAATGCAGGCCTTGGGTCAAGGGAATCCTTCGAAAGAGGAGTTAGATGAAATTCGTGCTTTTTTAGATCAGATTGAAAATGAAAAATAA
- a CDS encoding alkene reductase yields the protein MNKQPLLEKLEKGNLQLSNRVVMAPMTRSRATNEEKAPFDIHVEYYRQRASAGLIITEGAQISEKAVGYINTPGIHTNAQVEGWKKVTEAVHEEGGKIFIQLWHVGRMSHPDFHGGELPHAPSAINPNSKSFTPEGFKDTETPKEMTLAEIKQTILDYQLAAKNAVEAGFDGVEIHSSNGYLLHQFFNKTSNIRTDEYGGSIENRAKILFEVIDAIKEVMPEEKIGLRLNPSLNGIFGMTMDEETIPTFDYIIEKLNAYNLAYLHLSEPFNDVSDIPYAVTKIAERYRPVFKGTLIINANFDQEKGNQYILEGLADAVAFGKPFISNPDLVERFEQNAPLADWDTDTFYTPGEKGYTDYPKLSVSKSI from the coding sequence ATGAATAAGCAACCACTTTTAGAAAAATTAGAAAAAGGTAATCTTCAATTATCGAATAGAGTTGTCATGGCGCCCATGACTAGAAGTAGAGCGACAAATGAAGAAAAAGCACCATTTGACATTCATGTAGAATACTACCGTCAGCGGGCTTCTGCAGGTTTGATCATTACCGAAGGAGCTCAAATTTCCGAAAAGGCTGTCGGGTATATCAACACTCCGGGTATCCACACAAACGCGCAAGTAGAAGGCTGGAAAAAGGTTACTGAAGCTGTGCACGAAGAAGGAGGGAAGATTTTCATCCAACTTTGGCATGTAGGCAGAATGTCGCATCCGGATTTTCATGGAGGCGAATTGCCGCATGCTCCATCTGCAATCAATCCAAATTCAAAATCCTTTACACCTGAAGGATTTAAAGATACAGAGACTCCTAAAGAGATGACACTTGCAGAAATTAAGCAGACTATCTTGGATTATCAGTTAGCAGCAAAAAATGCAGTGGAAGCAGGTTTCGATGGGGTAGAAATTCATTCTTCAAATGGCTATCTTTTACATCAGTTTTTCAATAAAACTTCAAATATCCGTACAGATGAATATGGGGGAAGCATTGAAAACAGAGCAAAAATTTTATTTGAAGTAATAGATGCGATCAAAGAAGTAATGCCTGAGGAGAAAATCGGATTAAGATTGAATCCATCTCTCAACGGCATATTCGGAATGACGATGGACGAGGAGACGATTCCAACTTTCGATTATATCATAGAAAAATTGAATGCATACAATTTAGCATACCTTCATTTGTCAGAACCTTTTAACGATGTTTCAGACATTCCATATGCAGTAACGAAAATTGCAGAGCGCTATAGACCTGTTTTTAAAGGAACTTTAATCATCAATGCGAATTTTGACCAAGAAAAAGGGAATCAATATATTTTAGAAGGCTTGGCCGATGCAGTAGCTTTTGGTAAGCCTTTCATCTCCAATCCAGATTTAGTGGAGAGATTTGAGCAAAATGCTCCTTTAGCAGATTGGGATACAGATACTTTCTACACTCCTGGAGAAAAGGGCTATACTGATTATCCTAAATTATCTGTCTCAAAATCGATTTAA